The Nitrospira sp. genome window below encodes:
- the recN gene encoding DNA repair protein RecN, with amino-acid sequence MLTELRITNFAVIETLSLTLDSGFTVLTGETGAGKSLLIDAVMLLVGGRASSDQIRFGEDEAQLEASFDIPSSHPLRAQLRNQDILGPHDSTLVIRRVIARSGRNRVYLNGMLTPVHVLEEFAGTLIDIHGQHDQQSLLSSAAQLEVLDAFGQVRELREQYRAIHQGWIRSRQARTELATIIQQRAQQEDLLKFQRQELEEAACRIGEEEALQAERQRLGSSGRLAELTSEAQERIQDDGHGVLPNLALAERLLGELAKIDPEMASTARLASEAKVLLKEVADSLRSYEERVDANPGRLSTVEDRLAVLQKVKKKYGGTIETALRTYEHVKDELERLSRGDDQLVDYDRLIQEQYAQVAALAEKLSHQRKEAAKRFTKMVGKELEALKMASVRFVVQVLQNESDDVYGPDGCDRVEFLLAANAGEPLKGMSRTASGGELSRLMLALKSVLANVDHVPVLIFDEIDTGVGGAVAATIGKRLRTLGRYHQVLCITHLPQVASQAQHHVCVEKCEVKGRTVTTVRSLSGVHREGEIARMLGGERVTTKTRATAAELIAGAQD; translated from the coding sequence ATGCTCACTGAGCTGCGAATCACCAACTTTGCCGTCATCGAAACCCTGAGTCTGACTCTCGACTCAGGGTTCACGGTGCTGACCGGAGAGACCGGGGCAGGTAAGTCGCTGTTAATCGATGCCGTTATGCTCCTGGTTGGGGGTCGGGCCTCGAGTGATCAAATCCGATTTGGAGAAGATGAAGCGCAGCTCGAAGCGTCGTTTGACATACCCTCCTCTCATCCCCTCCGTGCGCAACTAAGAAATCAGGATATTCTTGGCCCACACGACTCCACGCTGGTGATCCGGCGCGTCATTGCCCGATCCGGAAGGAACAGGGTCTATTTGAATGGCATGTTGACGCCGGTCCATGTGTTGGAGGAGTTTGCCGGAACTCTGATTGATATTCATGGTCAGCATGACCAACAGTCTCTCTTGTCCAGCGCGGCTCAGCTTGAGGTGCTGGATGCCTTCGGACAAGTACGTGAGTTGCGCGAGCAGTATCGAGCCATTCATCAAGGATGGATCCGTTCCCGTCAAGCGCGTACCGAACTTGCGACGATCATTCAGCAGCGTGCGCAGCAGGAAGACCTCCTGAAATTCCAACGTCAGGAGCTGGAGGAGGCGGCTTGTCGTATCGGGGAAGAGGAGGCGTTGCAAGCCGAGCGACAGCGCTTGGGATCCTCCGGCCGTCTCGCAGAACTGACGTCCGAAGCACAGGAGCGCATTCAGGATGATGGCCACGGCGTATTACCAAATCTGGCTCTGGCGGAGCGTCTATTGGGTGAGCTGGCGAAGATCGACCCAGAAATGGCATCAACAGCACGACTCGCATCTGAGGCAAAAGTTCTCTTAAAGGAAGTTGCCGACTCGCTTCGCAGTTATGAGGAGCGGGTGGACGCCAATCCTGGACGGTTGAGTACCGTCGAGGATCGTCTGGCTGTCCTTCAAAAAGTGAAGAAGAAATATGGAGGAACCATCGAGACCGCTTTGAGGACTTACGAGCACGTAAAAGATGAGTTGGAACGGCTTTCACGCGGTGACGACCAACTGGTCGATTATGATCGCCTTATTCAGGAACAGTATGCGCAGGTTGCTGCCTTGGCAGAGAAGCTTTCTCACCAGCGGAAAGAAGCCGCCAAGCGGTTCACGAAGATGGTTGGTAAGGAGCTGGAAGCGCTGAAAATGGCCTCAGTGCGATTCGTCGTTCAAGTCCTGCAGAACGAGTCGGATGATGTGTATGGCCCAGACGGGTGTGATCGTGTCGAGTTTCTTTTGGCTGCGAATGCCGGCGAACCGTTGAAGGGGATGTCCCGCACTGCATCTGGTGGAGAACTTTCTCGGTTGATGCTGGCACTTAAATCGGTTTTGGCCAATGTTGATCATGTTCCCGTCCTCATTTTTGATGAGATCGATACGGGCGTTGGAGGAGCCGTTGCCGCGACCATCGGGAAGCGGTTACGGACATTGGGACGGTACCACCAAGTGTTGTGTATCACCCATCTCCCGCAGGTGGCATCTCAAGCACAGCATCATGTGTGCGTCGAAAAGTGTGAAGTAAAGGGACGGACCGTGACGACGGTGCGTTCTTTAAGCGGTGTCCATCGCGAGGGGGAAATTGCGCGGATGCTTGGGGGGGAGCGAGTAACGACAAAGACCAGGGCGACTGCCGCGGAGTTGATTGCCGGAGCTCAGGACTAG